In the Lactobacillus paragasseri genome, CTTGAGTTTGCTAGTCTTTATTTTGGCTAAAATGATGCCTGGTGACCCATTTACTGGAATGATTAATCCGAATTCAGACCCTAAGGAAATTGCAAGATTAAGACAAGAATATGGTTTAAATGATCCAGTTTGGGTGCAATATACTCGTTGGCTGGGAAATATGTTCCATGGTGATTTAGGTCAATCATATATTCAGAAGGTTCCAGTTACTTCTTTGATTTGGGATCGTGCAGTTAATACTTTCTGGTTGTCTTTAATGACTGTTGTTTTAACTTACTTAATCGCCATTCCATTAGGTGTTACAGCAGGCCGTCACCAAGATGAATGGCAAGATCACGGAGTACAAATATTTAACTACATTACTTATGCTGTGCCTCCGTTTGTTTTCTACATTTTAGGTATCTGGCTATTTGGATTTACACTAGGTTGGTTCCCAATTTCTGGGTCCGTTAGTGCAGATGTCAACCCAGGAACTTTTGCTTACTTCTGGAGTAGGTTCTATCACTTGATTTTACCTTCAATTCTTTGTGCTTTAATTTCTACTACAGCAATTGTTCAATATTTAAGAACTGGTATTGTTGATAACAAAGTTGAAGATTACGTAAGAACAGCTCGTAGTAAGGGTGTTCCAGAAAATGTTGTCTTTAATAAACATATTTTGAGAAACTCACTTTTACCAATCGCTGCTTTCTTCGG is a window encoding:
- the opp4B gene encoding oligopeptide ABC transporter permease; amino-acid sequence: MWKTVLRRILIMIPQLLILSLLVFILAKMMPGDPFTGMINPNSDPKEIARLRQEYGLNDPVWVQYTRWLGNMFHGDLGQSYIQKVPVTSLIWDRAVNTFWLSLMTVVLTYLIAIPLGVTAGRHQDEWQDHGVQIFNYITYAVPPFVFYILGIWLFGFTLGWFPISGSVSADVNPGTFAYFWSRFYHLILPSILCALISTTAIVQYLRTGIVDNKVEDYVRTARSKGVPENVVFNKHILRNSLLPIAAFFGNTITGLLSGSMVIESVFSYPGMGKLFLDSIGQRDYTTLTALILLFGVLTLIGNLLSDIIMSIIDPRIRIK